Below is a window of 'Nostoc azollae' 0708 DNA.
ATTGGACAAATACTATCTTCTAGTTTAGTTTTTAAATTCTGCCAACCTGAAAGTAATTGGTTAATTTCTGAACGTAAAGTTAATAATTGCTCAATTTGATGATCAATCTGTAATAATTTTTCTTGCAACTTTTCATGAATGTCATAACAAGGAGGTTGTCCGTGATCATAGACTTTCAATATATCTAGAATTTCTTCCAAAGTTAAACCTAAATGTTGCGCTCTTTTAATAAAAACTAATCTCGTTAATACATCCGCAGTCAACTGACGATAGCCTCCTTTTGTGCGTGCTTATGATTGAATTAACCCTAGACTTTCATAATAGCGAATTGTCCTGATAGGAACGCCACTTTTTTCTGTTACCTGACCAACTAAAAGTAGTTATTTATCTTGAATTAACACCATAGAATTCCCAACTGTTGTTCTTATTATGACATACAATAAGAGACAGGTCACAGGTAAGAGTTTTTCTTAGTTATGTATTACTAATTCCCCATTCATGAAGTACCAAAGATAACTGTTTTTCTGAGCTTGCCATGATATTTCTAGATTAACCGCTTGACTGCTAGTTAAACCCTAAAAATGAACGTCAACGCTGAAAATGTGAACTACGCAAGGAAACCTAAGATTTTCAATCAACCAGAGCGTTTTATTGAGGGGTGGTATTGGGTAATACCCTCAATAAAATTGCGAGTTGGTGAAGTTAAACCTGTGACAATTTTGGGTAGAGATTTAGTAATTTATCGTGGTGAAGATAGACAAGCAGTAATTTTTGATGCTTACTGCCCACATATGGGTGCTCATCTTGCGGAAGGCAAAGTTGAGGGTAATGAACTACGCTGTTTTTTTCATCATTGGAAATATGATACAGAAGGTTTCTGTGTTGAAGTTCCTTGTTTAGATGAACCAATTAATGTTAAAGTCAAAACTTGGCCTACCGCAGAAAAATATGGGCTGGTTTGGGTTTGGACTGGAGAAACACCACAACAACCGTTACCATTTATTACTGAGTTAGAACTTGAGGAATGTGATAGTGCTTTTGGTTCACAGTTTATCACAAACTGTCACCCGAATGTTGTCATGGTTAATGCTATAGACGCGCAACATTTTAATACGGTTCACAATCTATTATCAGAATTTAATCTTGAAAAACAGGAACTGAACGAAAATGCTATTACCTTCAGTAATCATACACAGGAAAAGCCTAAATTTTGGTTAATTAAACTGATATTTCCTTTCTACAAAAAACCTGTGATTTATGATCTTTGCTATTGGTATGGGACTACGGGAATGGTGACAGTTGGTACAGAATTCTTACATTTCCACATTATGTTTGCTTTGCGTCTGATTGAAGGTGGAAAAACAGAAGGTCTAATCATCTTTATTGCTGAAAAACGCCGTGGTATTTTCGGTTGGCTTTATAATCGTTTTATCCTGTGGCTGAGTAAGTTTTTAGCTCAATACTTCATCAAAAATGATAGTAAGATTTTCCAGACTATTCAGTTTAACTTAAAATCTCCCATCGAGCTTGATCAGCCTATAGTACAATTCATTAACCACTTAGAAGGACAGAAAGCTTTGAAATGGGGAAGTTGGAATTTAGAGAGAGTTCGTGATGGTGAGGTGCGAGAGATAGAAAAACGAGAAAACCGCGAAAAATGGCGTGATGAGCTAGTTAATGATTGAAAATCCCGCCTTTGAACAATAAAAATGAAGTGGTTTTGCCACTTCATCAATTCCCAGGTAGAACCTTAGCAATGAGTATAACGACTAGCAATATTTAAAAATGTATACAATAGAACAAACTTTAAAATTATTCTCTATGTCAATTCTTTTATTGCTATACAAAATTTGATTCCTCTTCTGTGTGATACAAAGAAGATGTGGTCCTTTTACTTAAAAACTCCCTGTATCTATAATCTTCCTCTTCGAGAAATTTACCAATTTTCAATGGAATGAAGTAATCGGATTCGGCTTATTTGTTCCTATATTTTCTTTGATTCATGTCGTCTCTCACTTGCTAACTAGTGGTGGAAAATAAATTGTACATTTAGAGGAGGGAAAAGGGAACATATAAGCAATACAGAGATTTCTGTTTTTCCTAAAAATGTTTAATTAGTTTTGTCCAGGTACTTATTAGTCCACAATATAAGTAGTAGTGCAAAATAAATTGCACATTTCGAGAAGGGAACAGGGAAGGGCAAACACGGAACAGAAAAAGATTCTAGGGATTTTTATTTTTTGGCAAAATGTATAAAGTGTTTGAGTTTTAATGGTAAGCTGTCACGCATCTAGTATTTTAACCCGAACTAGGCTCTATAAGAGTCTTAGCCTCCAAATTATCCAATTTAAATGCGCTACAGCTTATCCCTCTTTCGTCAAACTAGGAATTACAAAAATAATTTCCTAATTTTCACGCTCCAGATGTATAAAGGTTTGAACATTTTATTACTAACAAAATATGGTGAACATTTTGAAACATTAATAAATCGCTAAAACCCTTGTTAAATAAAGGTCTCAAATTTGTATTGCCGAAAGTGATGAAAGAGGGTTATCAAGGCTTATTTTTTGGATATTATCAACTTTGAACACTCTTCAAGTATTGATATCTATAGGTTTTAGGTTTACTCCATAGCCTCATTCACAGGGAATCTATCAATTAACTGCATAGCCCGTTGAGCATTTTTCCGCAAAGAGTCCGGGACTAATGGAACATGAGGAATCTGGGATAATAGATCTAGAGTCCGGCGTAAAAGCCTGACTACATCACCTTCATCCAAAGTGGTATTTGC
It encodes the following:
- a CDS encoding aromatic ring-hydroxylating oxygenase subunit alpha; translation: MNVNAENVNYARKPKIFNQPERFIEGWYWVIPSIKLRVGEVKPVTILGRDLVIYRGEDRQAVIFDAYCPHMGAHLAEGKVEGNELRCFFHHWKYDTEGFCVEVPCLDEPINVKVKTWPTAEKYGLVWVWTGETPQQPLPFITELELEECDSAFGSQFITNCHPNVVMVNAIDAQHFNTVHNLLSEFNLEKQELNENAITFSNHTQEKPKFWLIKLIFPFYKKPVIYDLCYWYGTTGMVTVGTEFLHFHIMFALRLIEGGKTEGLIIFIAEKRRGIFGWLYNRFILWLSKFLAQYFIKNDSKIFQTIQFNLKSPIELDQPIVQFINHLEGQKALKWGSWNLERVRDGEVREIEKRENREKWRDELVND